In Pongo pygmaeus isolate AG05252 chromosome 13, NHGRI_mPonPyg2-v2.0_pri, whole genome shotgun sequence, one genomic interval encodes:
- the LOC129044199 gene encoding LOW QUALITY PROTEIN: nuclear transport factor 2-like (The sequence of the model RefSeq protein was modified relative to this genomic sequence to represent the inferred CDS: deleted 1 base in 1 codon; substituted 1 base at 1 genomic stop codon) gives MGDKLIWKQTESSFIQHYYQLFDKDRAQIGTIYTDASGLTWEGQQFQGKAAIVEKLSSLLFQKIQYNIKAQDHXPTLDSCIISMVVGELKIDEDPIIGFHQTFLLKNISEAWVCTHDMFRLALLNFG, from the exons ATGGGAGATAAGCTGATTTGGAAGCAGACTGAATCCAGCTTCATTCAACATTACTACCAGTTATTTGATAAAGATAGAGCCCAAATAGGTACAATTTACACTGATGCGTCAGGCCTTACGTGGGAAGGACAGCAATTCCAGGGGAAAGCTGCCATTGTGGAGAAGTTGTCTAGCCTTCTGTTCCAGAAAATCCAGTACAACATC AAGGCACAGGACCATTAGCCCACACTAGATAGCTGCATCATCAGCATGGTTGTGGGTGAGCTTAAGATAGATGAAGACCCCATCATCGGGTTCCACCAGACATTCCTATTAAAGAATATCAGTGAAGCCTGGGTTTGCACCCATGACATGTTCAGGCTTGCCCTGCTCAACTTTGGCTGA